One segment of Sulfuricaulis sp. DNA contains the following:
- the rplW gene encoding 50S ribosomal protein L23: MSTSEEKLFHVILAPHISEKSTRLADKHRQMVFKVRPDATKPVIKQAVEKMFNVQVESVTVTNVLGKSKGGRKAGRRQDWKKAYVRLKPGQDINFVGQQ, encoded by the coding sequence GTGAGCACGAGTGAAGAAAAGTTGTTTCACGTAATTCTCGCACCGCACATCTCCGAGAAGAGTACGCGCTTGGCCGATAAGCACCGGCAGATGGTGTTCAAGGTGCGTCCTGATGCTACCAAGCCCGTGATCAAGCAGGCGGTGGAAAAGATGTTCAACGTCCAGGTGGAATCTGTGACGGTGACGAACGTGCTGGGCAAGTCCAAGGGCGGACGCAAGGCCGGCCGTCGACAGGACTGGAAGAAGGCCTATGTGCGATTGAAGCCGGGTCAAGACATCAATTTTGTCGGACAGCAATAA
- the rplD gene encoding 50S ribosomal protein L4 produces MKVQLMSGTGSASELQVSDAVFAAAYNEPLVHQVVVAYQATGRQGTRKQKTRSEVRGGGRKPWRQKGTGQARAGTIRSPLWRGGGRTFPASPDENFTQKVNRKMYRGALRSILSELLRQGRLVTVAEFKMDQPKTKTLVDKLKKLETPDVLIVTDALDQNLSLAARNLPDVDVRMVSAADPVSLIRHAKVILTQGAVKKFEEMLA; encoded by the coding sequence ATGAAAGTGCAATTAATGAGCGGTACGGGATCAGCGTCGGAACTTCAGGTATCCGATGCGGTATTTGCCGCGGCCTACAACGAACCGCTGGTGCATCAGGTGGTGGTGGCCTATCAGGCGACCGGCCGGCAAGGCACGCGCAAGCAGAAAACCCGTTCCGAAGTGCGTGGCGGTGGCAGAAAACCGTGGCGCCAGAAGGGCACCGGCCAGGCGCGCGCGGGCACCATCCGAAGCCCCTTGTGGCGCGGCGGTGGCAGGACTTTCCCGGCCTCGCCGGACGAGAATTTTACTCAGAAGGTCAACCGCAAGATGTACCGCGGCGCCCTGCGCTCGATTTTGTCCGAGTTGCTGCGCCAGGGGCGGCTGGTGACGGTGGCCGAGTTCAAGATGGATCAACCCAAGACCAAGACGCTGGTGGATAAGCTCAAGAAGCTCGAGACACCGGATGTGCTGATCGTGACCGACGCGCTCGACCAGAATCTGTCGCTGGCGGCGCGCAACCTGCCGGACGTGGACGTGCGCATGGTAAGCGCCGCCGATCCGGTGAGCCTGATCCGTCATGCGAAAGTCATTCTGACGCAAGGCGCGGTCAAGAAATTCGAGGAGATGCTGGCGTGA
- the rpsS gene encoding 30S ribosomal protein S19 produces MPRSVRKGPFVDAHLATKVDKARMESSKKPIKTWSRRSTITPDFVGLTVAVHNGRQHVPLLITENMVGHKLGEFAATRTFKAHSGNRKVTTEETTK; encoded by the coding sequence GTGCCACGTTCAGTTAGAAAAGGTCCATTCGTTGACGCGCACCTTGCCACGAAAGTGGATAAGGCGCGCATGGAAAGCAGCAAGAAGCCGATCAAGACCTGGTCGCGCCGCTCGACGATCACGCCGGACTTCGTCGGTCTGACGGTCGCGGTGCACAACGGACGGCAGCATGTGCCGCTGCTGATCACCGAGAACATGGTTGGCCACAAGCTCGGCGAATTCGCGGCGACCCGGACTTTTAAGGCGCACTCGGGCAACCGTAAAGTGACGACGGAAGAGACAACGAAATAA
- the rplB gene encoding 50S ribosomal protein L2, translating to MALVKMKPTSAGSRAMVRVVKSDLHKGAPHARLLEKKNRGSGRNNLGRVTTRHQGGGHKQHYRIIDFKRDKDGVPGRIERLEYDPNRSANIALVLYADGERRYIIAPKGVEAGTEIQSGADAAIKPGNCLPLRSIPVGSTVHCVELKQRSGAQLGRAAGAGIQLVARDGDYAQLRLRSGEVRKVHVDCRAVIGEVGNAEHSLRKLGKAGASRWRGIRPTVRGTAMNPVDHPHGGGEGRTKGGRHPVSPWGTPTKGYKTRANKRTDSMIVHRRK from the coding sequence ATGGCACTAGTCAAAATGAAACCGACGTCCGCAGGTTCGCGCGCCATGGTGCGGGTGGTGAAATCCGATCTGCACAAGGGCGCCCCCCATGCACGCCTGCTCGAAAAGAAGAATCGTGGTAGTGGTCGTAACAATCTCGGCCGAGTAACGACGCGCCATCAGGGCGGTGGGCATAAGCAGCATTACCGTATTATCGATTTCAAGCGCGACAAGGATGGCGTTCCGGGCCGTATCGAGCGTCTGGAATATGATCCGAATCGCAGCGCGAATATTGCCTTGGTGCTGTACGCCGACGGCGAGCGCCGTTACATCATCGCTCCCAAGGGCGTAGAAGCCGGAACTGAAATCCAGTCTGGCGCGGATGCCGCCATCAAGCCGGGGAATTGCCTCCCCCTGCGCAGCATTCCGGTCGGCAGCACGGTGCATTGCGTGGAGCTCAAGCAGCGCAGCGGGGCCCAACTTGGGCGAGCCGCGGGCGCCGGCATACAATTGGTGGCGCGCGATGGTGACTATGCCCAGCTGCGGCTGCGTTCAGGAGAAGTGCGCAAGGTGCATGTCGACTGCCGCGCTGTCATTGGCGAGGTTGGCAATGCCGAGCACTCTTTAAGAAAGCTGGGTAAGGCAGGAGCCTCGCGCTGGCGCGGTATCCGTCCGACGGTGCGTGGCACCGCCATGAACCCGGTGGATCATCCGCACGGTGGTGGCGAAGGCCGCACCAAGGGCGGACGTCATCCGGTTAGCCCGTGGGGTACGCCAACCAAGGGCTACAAGACACGCGCGAACAAGCGCACCGATTCCATGATTGTTCACCGGCGCAAGTAG
- the rplC gene encoding 50S ribosomal protein L3, with protein MALGLVGRKIGMTRLFTASGEGTPVTVLEVTANRVTQVKDEANDGYRAVQVTIGKRRADRLTKPQAGKYAKVGVEPGRGLWEFRLAANEGADLKTGAEIKLDLFQVGQHVDVQGTSIGKGFAGVMKRHHFAGGRASHGNSLSHRVPGSIGQRQTPGRVFPGKKMAGHLGDATATCLNLEVMQIDAERNLLMVKGAVPGPKGQDVMIRPSVKMKAKAAKAGK; from the coding sequence ATGGCACTCGGACTCGTAGGCAGAAAAATTGGCATGACCCGCTTGTTCACGGCGAGCGGTGAAGGCACGCCCGTCACTGTGCTGGAAGTGACTGCCAACCGCGTCACGCAGGTGAAGGACGAGGCGAATGACGGTTATCGCGCGGTGCAGGTAACCATTGGCAAGCGTCGCGCGGACCGCCTGACCAAGCCGCAAGCGGGCAAGTATGCCAAGGTCGGTGTCGAACCAGGTCGCGGGCTGTGGGAATTCCGCCTGGCCGCCAATGAAGGCGCCGATCTTAAGACCGGTGCTGAGATCAAACTGGATCTCTTCCAGGTGGGCCAGCATGTGGATGTGCAGGGCACTTCAATCGGTAAAGGCTTTGCGGGCGTTATGAAGCGTCATCACTTTGCCGGCGGGCGCGCCAGTCACGGTAACTCGTTGAGCCACCGGGTCCCGGGCTCGATTGGCCAGCGCCAGACGCCGGGCCGCGTGTTTCCGGGAAAAAAGATGGCCGGCCATTTGGGCGACGCCACGGCCACCTGTCTTAATCTCGAAGTGATGCAGATCGATGCCGAGCGTAACCTGCTCATGGTCAAAGGCGCGGTTCCCGGGCCCAAGGGTCAGGACGTGATGATCCGCCCGAGCGTCAAGATGAAAGCCAAAGCCGCCAAGGCGGGGAAGTAA
- the rpsJ gene encoding 30S ribosomal protein S10: MANQKIRIRLKAFDHRLIDRSAAEIVDTAKRTGALVHGPIPLPSKVERYTLNRSPHCDKKSRDQFEVRTHKRIMDIIEPTDKTVDALMKLDLAAGVDVEIKLS, translated from the coding sequence ATGGCTAACCAGAAAATACGCATCCGTCTCAAGGCCTTCGATCATCGTTTGATCGACCGCTCTGCCGCGGAAATTGTCGACACGGCGAAGCGCACGGGCGCGCTCGTGCACGGCCCGATCCCGTTGCCGTCGAAGGTGGAGCGTTACACGCTCAACCGCTCGCCGCACTGTGACAAGAAATCGCGCGACCAGTTCGAGGTGCGCACGCACAAGCGGATCATGGATATCATCGAGCCCACGGACAAGACCGTGGACGCACTGATGAAACTCGACCTCGCCGCCGGCGTGGACGTGGAAATCAAGCTTTCCTGA